Genomic segment of Desulfuromonadales bacterium:
CAGCGAGGTCGGGATGAAGAGACCCCCCTGGTGTTCCGTCACCAACGGCAGGAAATCGGCGAAAATGAAGGCGGCGGCGGTGACCAGCGCCCCGAGGATGAGAGTCGGGACATAGCCGATCAGCGGTTCGATCTCGCGCCGGATGCGCACCTCGCGAATGGCCCGCAGCAGCAGCCAGGGGATGAATATCCC
This window contains:
- a CDS encoding hydrogenase, producing MFGLSNLCLLLVILLNFFTLGSARLAACIRAVAIQGALLALLPVLTHGFSGHALLLGVGALALKGIFIPWLLLRAIREVRIRREIEPLIGYVPTLILGALVTAAAFIFADFLPLVTEHQGGLFIPTSL